A single Lactuca sativa cultivar Salinas chromosome 8, Lsat_Salinas_v11, whole genome shotgun sequence DNA region contains:
- the LOC111906944 gene encoding nuclear pore complex protein NUP1 isoform X3 encodes MKKHGDNRDNFHATISTPFVSSKVLEEETPSPAEVAKSYMGSRPTKLAPSPLGLTSHNTTSLQKTSITPKTANNFKGLKNGFLTPRSRGRSAMYSMARTPYTKSPLNFNQKEIMSTSSQSLKRRSSVLDDDFGSGGPLRRTRQKPNLLLQSREKRELGYTTFQQPMLLENKPEENGDAAIHGSTHGSVPAKSTQTATKIFQQLERLTPKSPTKLTSNMLHGQALRSLEKADSPKFLQTSHDTQKSEFQHESTSKSTSRGKEKVEENGERKFPVPFNMLTPVNGDLGVSIKESSQIVTVDDSTSILPSEPPQKRRAFQMSAPEDTWELDDDDDDDIHVNGHVYTPPVVENNKPETSLVVNKPGSADIIEPPTPPVVFKTPAPVEATPVVAEVTPVAKSSEKVELKESEKATPFPKTDGFLGGNVIEQETGFKFPTSPPSTFTTQKDEVTPTEKVSPFQFSGSELSESKPKAPDSTSVFNLDTKNDQVKVTNKDENGNDQKLENIPAASSTSAIFSFASSAAKDSSGPTPTMTPDSSSPIFSSSTSFPASDANANSVFNNSSSNIIPASTSIATSSVFSTTSLPPPAFSFGSSKPTTSLAETGKADAITEKEPKSTISSSPFATITTPNGGGLFGFSSPTATSTTTAATTTTNGGALFGFSSPAASSTTTAATSGGALFGFSSPAATSTTTSGSALFGFGSSAATSTTATTSTTNGGALFGFSSPAATSTTTTATSGGALFGFSAPAATSTTTTTNGSTPFGFSSPAATSTTTTTSGSTPFGFSSPAATSTTATTTNGGAFFGFSSPAATSTTTAQSQGSFFNAASGSQSNTQTSTPVTQAVPFQFSSSSSLFGSSAPAFGISSSEGKSGNSTSGSTSTTSIFGSSWQPPNSSVFSFGASSAATTPPITFGASSNTTASTGSSMFSFTTSGPTKPSFTTPSTVFGNPTPVFANNNNNNNNDQMSMEDSMAEDSMQTPSPSPVSVSPFGQAAPVAASPGFMFGSATPAPPQAAAPFQFGGQPNQVLPQNPFQSSSVEFNAGGGSFSLGSGGGDKSGRRMVRVTKSKNRRK; translated from the exons ATGAAAAAACATGGAGACAACAGGGATAACTTCCATGCTACTATTTCAACTCCCTTTGTCAGTTCAAAA GTTCTTGAAGAGGAGACTCCTTCACCTGCTGAGGTGGCAAAGTCTTACATGGGATCCAGGCCTACAAAGCTAGCACCATCGCCACTTGGATTAACCAGCCATAACACAACTAGCCTTCAAAAAACATCAATTACTCCAAAAACTGCAAACAATTTCAAAGGTCTTAAAAATGGTTTCTTGACACCAAGATCAAGAGGCAGGTCAGCAATGTACAGCATGGCTAGGACACCATATACCAAAAGTCCTTTAAATTTTAACCAAAAG GAAATCATGTCAACATCTTCTCAGTCTCTAAAACGTAGGAGTTCTGTTttagatgatgattttggatCTGGGGGCCCACTGCGTAGAACTCGACAAAAACCTAATCTTTTATTACAGTCAAGAGAAAAAAGAGAACTTGGATACACTACTTTTCAACAACCGATGCTTTTAGAGAACAAACCTGAAGAAAATGGAGACGCTGCTATCCATGGGTCAACTCATGGATCTGTTCCAGCAAAGTCAACTCAAACAGCTACAAAAATATTCCAACAACTTGAAAGATTGACTCCAAAATCGCCCACTAAACTGACATCAAATATGCTCCATGGTCAGGCTCTTAGAAGTTTGGAGAAAGCGGATTCACCTAAATTTCTCCAAACCTCTCATGACACTCAGAAATCAGAGTTTCAGCATGAGTCAACCAGTAAGTCAACCTCTCGAGGCAAAGAAAAAGTTGAAGAAAATGGTGAAAGAAAGTTCCCTGTTCCTTTTAACATGTTGACACCTGTTAATGGTGATTTGGGAGTTTCTATAAAAGAAAGTTCACAGATTGTTACAGTTGATGATTCAACTTCAATTCTTCCATCTGAACCTCCTCAAAAGAGGCGTGCCTTTCAGATGAGTGCTCCTGAG GATACATGGGAgctagatgatgatgatgatgatgacatcCATGTTAATGGGCATGTGTACACTCCACCTGTTGTTGAAAACAATAAACCAGAGACAAGTTTAGTAGTGAACAAACCTGGTTCTGCTGACATCATTGAACCTCCAACACCGCCGGTAGTCTTCAAAACTCCGGCACCGGTTGAAGCAACTCCGGTGGTGGCTGAAGTAACTCCGGTTGCAAAATCTTCAGAGAAAGTTGAGTTGAAAGAATCTGAAAAAGCCACACCATTTCCAAAAACTGATGGATTTCTTGGTGGGAATGTTATTGAGCAAGAAACAGGATTTAAATTCCCAACCTCACCTCCATCAACTTTCACCACACAAAAAGACGAGGTTACCCCTACTGAAAAGGTGTCACCATTTCAGTTTTCTGGTAGCGAGCTTTCAGAATCCAAACCAAAAGCACCTGATTCGACCAG TGTATTTAATTTAGACACAAAGAATGATCAAGTTAAGGTCACCAACAAGGATGAAAATGGAAATGATCAAAAGCTGGAAAATATTCCTGCAGCTTCATCAACAAGTGCTATCTTCTCATTTGCCAGCTCAGCAGCAAAGGACTCAAGTGGTCCCACCCCCACCATGACACCTGATTCAAGCTCTCCTATATTTTCTTCATCAACTTCTTTTCCAGCTTCTGATGCAAATGCAAATTCAGTTTTCAATAATAGCTCTTCCAATATTATCCCCGCCAGTACTTCCATAGCCACTAGTAGTGTCTTCTCTACTACATCTTTACCACCACCAGCCTTCAGTTTCGGGTCTTCTAAACCAACAACTTCTTTGGCAGAAACTGGGAAGGCTGATGCTATAACTGAAAAGGAACCAAAATCCACCATAAGCAGCTCGCCTTTTGCCACCATCACCACCCCAAATGGTGGTGGTCTCTTTGGCTTTAGTTCTCCGACAGCTActtccaccaccaccgccgccaccaCTACAACAAATGGCGGCGCTCTCTTTGGCTTCAGCTCTCCGGCAGCCTcttccaccaccaccgccgccacaAGTGGTGGTGCTCTCTTTGGCTTCAGTTCTCCGGCTGCTACTTCCACCACCACTAGTGGCAGTGCTCTCTTTGGCTTTGGTTCTTCGGCAGCTACTTCCACCACTGCCACCACCAGTACAACAAATGGTGGCGCTCTCTTTGGTTTCAGTTCTCCAGCAGCCacttccaccaccaccactgccacaagtGGTGGTGCTCTTTTTGGCTTCAGTGCTCCGGCTgctacctccaccaccaccaccactaatgGCAGTACTCCGTTTGGCTTCAGTTCTCCGGCTgctacctccaccaccaccaccactagtgGCAGTACTCCGTTTGGCTTCAGTTCTCCGGCAGCTActtccaccaccgccaccaccacaaaTGGTGGTGCTTTCTTTGGTTTCAGTTCTCCAGCCGCCACTTCTACCACCACTGCTCAATCGCAGGGGTCTTTCTTTAATGCCGCCAGTGGTTCTCAATCAAACACACAGACATCTACTCCTGTTACTCAGGCTGTTCCCTTCCAGTTTTCTTCAAGCAGTTCTCTATTTGGATCTTCCGCTCCTGCTTTTGGCATTAGTTCTTCAGAGGGAAAATCCGGTAATTCCACTAGTGGGTCCACCTCCACCACTAGCATATTTGGTTCTTCTTGGCAACCCCCAAACTCTTCAGTATTCTCATTCGGGGCATCATCTGCAGCCACAACTCCACCTATCACATTTGGTGCATCATCTAATACAACCGCATCAACAGGATCTTCCATGTTTTCATTCACCACATCTGGTCCCACCAAGCCGTCTTTCACAACCCCCTCCACAGTTTTTGGAAACCCAACTCCTGTTTTtgcgaataataataataataataataatgatcaaATGAGTATGGAAGACAGCATGGCAGAGGATTCTATGCAAACTCCTAGTCCAAGTCCTGTTTCTGTTTCACCATTTGGTCAAGCAGCTCCTGTGGCTGCATCACCAGGGTTCATGTTCGGTTCAGCCACCCCGGCCCCACCACAAGCGGCGGCTCCTTTCCAATTTGGTGGCCAGCCAAACCAAGTGCTGCCTCAGAATCCTTTCCAGTCATCTAGTGTAGAGTTTAATGCTGGTGGAGGAAGCTTTTCGTTGGGGTCTGGTGGTGGCGATAAATCTGGAAGGAGGATGGTGAGAGTTACTAAAAGCAAGAACAGGAGGAAGTGA
- the LOC111906944 gene encoding nuclear pore complex protein NUP1 isoform X2: MATAGDGRAPYESSGAGGKFRKRPYRRSTPATPYDRPPTALRNNNPGLFTKLVDPASRLIYAGVHKLFGVFRKRLPPLSLQGLPGISEEPQNVSQDVGRNNSIGVSKASTDQDMNSAATGISELEQMLKQKTFTRSEIQHLTTLLHSRTTESPDNVVDINGAKPHSSPSPLLRLEASTSGSMKKHGDNRDNFHATISTPFVSSKVLEEETPSPAEVAKSYMGSRPTKLAPSPLGLTSHNTTSLQKTSITPKTANNFKGLKNGFLTPRSRGRSAMYSMARTPYTKSPLNFNQKEIMSTSSQSLKRRSSVLDDDFGSGGPLRRTRQKPNLLLQSREKRELGYTTFQQPMLLENKPEENGDAAIHGSTHGSVPAKSTQTATKIFQQLERLTPKSPTKLTSNMLHGQALRSLEKADSPKFLQTSHDTQKSEFQHESTSKSTSRGKEKVEENGERKFPVPFNMLTPVNGDLGVSIKESSQIVTVDDSTSILPSEPPQKRRAFQMSAPEDTWELDDDDDDDIHVNGHVYTPPVVENNKPETSLVVNKPGSADIIEPPTPPVVFKTPAPVEATPVVAEVTPVAKSSEKVELKESEKATPFPKTDGFLGGNVIEQETGFKFPTSPPSTFTTQKDEVTPTEKVSPFQFSGSELSESKPKAPDSTSVFNLDTKNDQVKVTNKDENGNDQKLENIPAASSTSAIFSFASSAAKDSSGPTPTMTPDSSSPIFSSSTSFPASDANANSVFNNSSSNIIPASTSIATSSVFSTTSLPPPAFSFGSSKPTTSLAETGKADAITEKEPKSTISSSPFATITTPNGGGLFGFSSPTATSTTTAATTTTNGGALFGFSSPAASSTTTAATSGGALFGFSSPAATSTTTSGSALFGFGSSAATSTTATTSTTNGGALFGFSSPAATSTTTTATSGGALFGFSAPAATTTTSGSTPFGFSSPAATSTTATTTNGGAFFGFSSPAATSTTTAQSQGSFFNAASGSQSNTQTSTPVTQAVPFQFSSSSSLFGSSAPAFGISSSEGKSGNSTSGSTSTTSIFGSSWQPPNSSVFSFGASSAATTPPITFGASSNTTASTGSSMFSFTTSGPTKPSFTTPSTVFGNPTPVFANNNNNNNNDQMSMEDSMAEDSMQTPSPSPVSVSPFGQAAPVAASPGFMFGSATPAPPQAAAPFQFGGQPNQVLPQNPFQSSSVEFNAGGGSFSLGSGGGDKSGRRMVRVTKSKNRRK, encoded by the exons ATGGCGACGGCGGGCGACGGAAGGGCTCCCTACGAAAGCAGCGGAGCCGGAGGAAAGTTCCGTAAGAGGCCTTACCGGCGTAGTACTCCGGCGACGCCGTATGATAGACCTCCTACGGCACTCAGGAACAACAATCCTGGCCTATTTACGAAGCTTGTGGACCCTGCTTCCAGACTCATCTATGCCGGGGTTCATAAGCTCTTCGGCGTTTTCCGCAAGCGTCTTCCTCCCCTGTCTTTACAAGGACTGCCAG GGATTAGTGAAGAACCACAAAATGTTTCTCAGGATGTAGGGAGAAAT AATTCTATTGGAGTATCAAAAGCTAGCACTGATCAAGACATGAATTCTGCTGCCACTGGGATATCAGAGCTTGAGCAAATGTTGAAACAAAAAACCTTTACTAG ATCTGAAATCCAGCACTTGACAACATTGTTGCATTCAAGAACCACCGAGTCACCTGATAATGTTGTAGACATAAATGGAGCAAAGCCTCATAGCTCACCTTCTCCTCTTTTAAGGCTTGAAGCATCAACAAGTGGCTCAATGAAAAAACATGGAGACAACAGGGATAACTTCCATGCTACTATTTCAACTCCCTTTGTCAGTTCAAAA GTTCTTGAAGAGGAGACTCCTTCACCTGCTGAGGTGGCAAAGTCTTACATGGGATCCAGGCCTACAAAGCTAGCACCATCGCCACTTGGATTAACCAGCCATAACACAACTAGCCTTCAAAAAACATCAATTACTCCAAAAACTGCAAACAATTTCAAAGGTCTTAAAAATGGTTTCTTGACACCAAGATCAAGAGGCAGGTCAGCAATGTACAGCATGGCTAGGACACCATATACCAAAAGTCCTTTAAATTTTAACCAAAAG GAAATCATGTCAACATCTTCTCAGTCTCTAAAACGTAGGAGTTCTGTTttagatgatgattttggatCTGGGGGCCCACTGCGTAGAACTCGACAAAAACCTAATCTTTTATTACAGTCAAGAGAAAAAAGAGAACTTGGATACACTACTTTTCAACAACCGATGCTTTTAGAGAACAAACCTGAAGAAAATGGAGACGCTGCTATCCATGGGTCAACTCATGGATCTGTTCCAGCAAAGTCAACTCAAACAGCTACAAAAATATTCCAACAACTTGAAAGATTGACTCCAAAATCGCCCACTAAACTGACATCAAATATGCTCCATGGTCAGGCTCTTAGAAGTTTGGAGAAAGCGGATTCACCTAAATTTCTCCAAACCTCTCATGACACTCAGAAATCAGAGTTTCAGCATGAGTCAACCAGTAAGTCAACCTCTCGAGGCAAAGAAAAAGTTGAAGAAAATGGTGAAAGAAAGTTCCCTGTTCCTTTTAACATGTTGACACCTGTTAATGGTGATTTGGGAGTTTCTATAAAAGAAAGTTCACAGATTGTTACAGTTGATGATTCAACTTCAATTCTTCCATCTGAACCTCCTCAAAAGAGGCGTGCCTTTCAGATGAGTGCTCCTGAG GATACATGGGAgctagatgatgatgatgatgatgacatcCATGTTAATGGGCATGTGTACACTCCACCTGTTGTTGAAAACAATAAACCAGAGACAAGTTTAGTAGTGAACAAACCTGGTTCTGCTGACATCATTGAACCTCCAACACCGCCGGTAGTCTTCAAAACTCCGGCACCGGTTGAAGCAACTCCGGTGGTGGCTGAAGTAACTCCGGTTGCAAAATCTTCAGAGAAAGTTGAGTTGAAAGAATCTGAAAAAGCCACACCATTTCCAAAAACTGATGGATTTCTTGGTGGGAATGTTATTGAGCAAGAAACAGGATTTAAATTCCCAACCTCACCTCCATCAACTTTCACCACACAAAAAGACGAGGTTACCCCTACTGAAAAGGTGTCACCATTTCAGTTTTCTGGTAGCGAGCTTTCAGAATCCAAACCAAAAGCACCTGATTCGACCAG TGTATTTAATTTAGACACAAAGAATGATCAAGTTAAGGTCACCAACAAGGATGAAAATGGAAATGATCAAAAGCTGGAAAATATTCCTGCAGCTTCATCAACAAGTGCTATCTTCTCATTTGCCAGCTCAGCAGCAAAGGACTCAAGTGGTCCCACCCCCACCATGACACCTGATTCAAGCTCTCCTATATTTTCTTCATCAACTTCTTTTCCAGCTTCTGATGCAAATGCAAATTCAGTTTTCAATAATAGCTCTTCCAATATTATCCCCGCCAGTACTTCCATAGCCACTAGTAGTGTCTTCTCTACTACATCTTTACCACCACCAGCCTTCAGTTTCGGGTCTTCTAAACCAACAACTTCTTTGGCAGAAACTGGGAAGGCTGATGCTATAACTGAAAAGGAACCAAAATCCACCATAAGCAGCTCGCCTTTTGCCACCATCACCACCCCAAATGGTGGTGGTCTCTTTGGCTTTAGTTCTCCGACAGCTActtccaccaccaccgccgccaccaCTACAACAAATGGCGGCGCTCTCTTTGGCTTCAGCTCTCCGGCAGCCTcttccaccaccaccgccgccacaAGTGGTGGTGCTCTCTTTGGCTTCAGTTCTCCGGCTGCTACTTCCACCACCACTAGTGGCAGTGCTCTCTTTGGCTTTGGTTCTTCGGCAGCTACTTCCACCACTGCCACCACCAGTACAACAAATGGTGGCGCTCTCTTTGGTTTCAGTTCTCCAGCAGCCacttccaccaccaccactgccacaagtGGTGGTGCTCTTTTTGGCTTCAGTGCTCCGGCTgctac caccaccactagtgGCAGTACTCCGTTTGGCTTCAGTTCTCCGGCAGCTActtccaccaccgccaccaccacaaaTGGTGGTGCTTTCTTTGGTTTCAGTTCTCCAGCCGCCACTTCTACCACCACTGCTCAATCGCAGGGGTCTTTCTTTAATGCCGCCAGTGGTTCTCAATCAAACACACAGACATCTACTCCTGTTACTCAGGCTGTTCCCTTCCAGTTTTCTTCAAGCAGTTCTCTATTTGGATCTTCCGCTCCTGCTTTTGGCATTAGTTCTTCAGAGGGAAAATCCGGTAATTCCACTAGTGGGTCCACCTCCACCACTAGCATATTTGGTTCTTCTTGGCAACCCCCAAACTCTTCAGTATTCTCATTCGGGGCATCATCTGCAGCCACAACTCCACCTATCACATTTGGTGCATCATCTAATACAACCGCATCAACAGGATCTTCCATGTTTTCATTCACCACATCTGGTCCCACCAAGCCGTCTTTCACAACCCCCTCCACAGTTTTTGGAAACCCAACTCCTGTTTTtgcgaataataataataataataataatgatcaaATGAGTATGGAAGACAGCATGGCAGAGGATTCTATGCAAACTCCTAGTCCAAGTCCTGTTTCTGTTTCACCATTTGGTCAAGCAGCTCCTGTGGCTGCATCACCAGGGTTCATGTTCGGTTCAGCCACCCCGGCCCCACCACAAGCGGCGGCTCCTTTCCAATTTGGTGGCCAGCCAAACCAAGTGCTGCCTCAGAATCCTTTCCAGTCATCTAGTGTAGAGTTTAATGCTGGTGGAGGAAGCTTTTCGTTGGGGTCTGGTGGTGGCGATAAATCTGGAAGGAGGATGGTGAGAGTTACTAAAAGCAAGAACAGGAGGAAGTGA
- the LOC111906944 gene encoding nuclear pore complex protein NUP1 isoform X1, giving the protein MATAGDGRAPYESSGAGGKFRKRPYRRSTPATPYDRPPTALRNNNPGLFTKLVDPASRLIYAGVHKLFGVFRKRLPPLSLQGLPGISEEPQNVSQDVGRNNSIGVSKASTDQDMNSAATGISELEQMLKQKTFTRSEIQHLTTLLHSRTTESPDNVVDINGAKPHSSPSPLLRLEASTSGSMKKHGDNRDNFHATISTPFVSSKVLEEETPSPAEVAKSYMGSRPTKLAPSPLGLTSHNTTSLQKTSITPKTANNFKGLKNGFLTPRSRGRSAMYSMARTPYTKSPLNFNQKEIMSTSSQSLKRRSSVLDDDFGSGGPLRRTRQKPNLLLQSREKRELGYTTFQQPMLLENKPEENGDAAIHGSTHGSVPAKSTQTATKIFQQLERLTPKSPTKLTSNMLHGQALRSLEKADSPKFLQTSHDTQKSEFQHESTSKSTSRGKEKVEENGERKFPVPFNMLTPVNGDLGVSIKESSQIVTVDDSTSILPSEPPQKRRAFQMSAPEDTWELDDDDDDDIHVNGHVYTPPVVENNKPETSLVVNKPGSADIIEPPTPPVVFKTPAPVEATPVVAEVTPVAKSSEKVELKESEKATPFPKTDGFLGGNVIEQETGFKFPTSPPSTFTTQKDEVTPTEKVSPFQFSGSELSESKPKAPDSTSVFNLDTKNDQVKVTNKDENGNDQKLENIPAASSTSAIFSFASSAAKDSSGPTPTMTPDSSSPIFSSSTSFPASDANANSVFNNSSSNIIPASTSIATSSVFSTTSLPPPAFSFGSSKPTTSLAETGKADAITEKEPKSTISSSPFATITTPNGGGLFGFSSPTATSTTTAATTTTNGGALFGFSSPAASSTTTAATSGGALFGFSSPAATSTTTSGSALFGFGSSAATSTTATTSTTNGGALFGFSSPAATSTTTTATSGGALFGFSAPAATSTTTTTNGSTPFGFSSPAATSTTTTTSGSTPFGFSSPAATSTTATTTNGGAFFGFSSPAATSTTTAQSQGSFFNAASGSQSNTQTSTPVTQAVPFQFSSSSSLFGSSAPAFGISSSEGKSGNSTSGSTSTTSIFGSSWQPPNSSVFSFGASSAATTPPITFGASSNTTASTGSSMFSFTTSGPTKPSFTTPSTVFGNPTPVFANNNNNNNNDQMSMEDSMAEDSMQTPSPSPVSVSPFGQAAPVAASPGFMFGSATPAPPQAAAPFQFGGQPNQVLPQNPFQSSSVEFNAGGGSFSLGSGGGDKSGRRMVRVTKSKNRRK; this is encoded by the exons ATGGCGACGGCGGGCGACGGAAGGGCTCCCTACGAAAGCAGCGGAGCCGGAGGAAAGTTCCGTAAGAGGCCTTACCGGCGTAGTACTCCGGCGACGCCGTATGATAGACCTCCTACGGCACTCAGGAACAACAATCCTGGCCTATTTACGAAGCTTGTGGACCCTGCTTCCAGACTCATCTATGCCGGGGTTCATAAGCTCTTCGGCGTTTTCCGCAAGCGTCTTCCTCCCCTGTCTTTACAAGGACTGCCAG GGATTAGTGAAGAACCACAAAATGTTTCTCAGGATGTAGGGAGAAAT AATTCTATTGGAGTATCAAAAGCTAGCACTGATCAAGACATGAATTCTGCTGCCACTGGGATATCAGAGCTTGAGCAAATGTTGAAACAAAAAACCTTTACTAG ATCTGAAATCCAGCACTTGACAACATTGTTGCATTCAAGAACCACCGAGTCACCTGATAATGTTGTAGACATAAATGGAGCAAAGCCTCATAGCTCACCTTCTCCTCTTTTAAGGCTTGAAGCATCAACAAGTGGCTCAATGAAAAAACATGGAGACAACAGGGATAACTTCCATGCTACTATTTCAACTCCCTTTGTCAGTTCAAAA GTTCTTGAAGAGGAGACTCCTTCACCTGCTGAGGTGGCAAAGTCTTACATGGGATCCAGGCCTACAAAGCTAGCACCATCGCCACTTGGATTAACCAGCCATAACACAACTAGCCTTCAAAAAACATCAATTACTCCAAAAACTGCAAACAATTTCAAAGGTCTTAAAAATGGTTTCTTGACACCAAGATCAAGAGGCAGGTCAGCAATGTACAGCATGGCTAGGACACCATATACCAAAAGTCCTTTAAATTTTAACCAAAAG GAAATCATGTCAACATCTTCTCAGTCTCTAAAACGTAGGAGTTCTGTTttagatgatgattttggatCTGGGGGCCCACTGCGTAGAACTCGACAAAAACCTAATCTTTTATTACAGTCAAGAGAAAAAAGAGAACTTGGATACACTACTTTTCAACAACCGATGCTTTTAGAGAACAAACCTGAAGAAAATGGAGACGCTGCTATCCATGGGTCAACTCATGGATCTGTTCCAGCAAAGTCAACTCAAACAGCTACAAAAATATTCCAACAACTTGAAAGATTGACTCCAAAATCGCCCACTAAACTGACATCAAATATGCTCCATGGTCAGGCTCTTAGAAGTTTGGAGAAAGCGGATTCACCTAAATTTCTCCAAACCTCTCATGACACTCAGAAATCAGAGTTTCAGCATGAGTCAACCAGTAAGTCAACCTCTCGAGGCAAAGAAAAAGTTGAAGAAAATGGTGAAAGAAAGTTCCCTGTTCCTTTTAACATGTTGACACCTGTTAATGGTGATTTGGGAGTTTCTATAAAAGAAAGTTCACAGATTGTTACAGTTGATGATTCAACTTCAATTCTTCCATCTGAACCTCCTCAAAAGAGGCGTGCCTTTCAGATGAGTGCTCCTGAG GATACATGGGAgctagatgatgatgatgatgatgacatcCATGTTAATGGGCATGTGTACACTCCACCTGTTGTTGAAAACAATAAACCAGAGACAAGTTTAGTAGTGAACAAACCTGGTTCTGCTGACATCATTGAACCTCCAACACCGCCGGTAGTCTTCAAAACTCCGGCACCGGTTGAAGCAACTCCGGTGGTGGCTGAAGTAACTCCGGTTGCAAAATCTTCAGAGAAAGTTGAGTTGAAAGAATCTGAAAAAGCCACACCATTTCCAAAAACTGATGGATTTCTTGGTGGGAATGTTATTGAGCAAGAAACAGGATTTAAATTCCCAACCTCACCTCCATCAACTTTCACCACACAAAAAGACGAGGTTACCCCTACTGAAAAGGTGTCACCATTTCAGTTTTCTGGTAGCGAGCTTTCAGAATCCAAACCAAAAGCACCTGATTCGACCAG TGTATTTAATTTAGACACAAAGAATGATCAAGTTAAGGTCACCAACAAGGATGAAAATGGAAATGATCAAAAGCTGGAAAATATTCCTGCAGCTTCATCAACAAGTGCTATCTTCTCATTTGCCAGCTCAGCAGCAAAGGACTCAAGTGGTCCCACCCCCACCATGACACCTGATTCAAGCTCTCCTATATTTTCTTCATCAACTTCTTTTCCAGCTTCTGATGCAAATGCAAATTCAGTTTTCAATAATAGCTCTTCCAATATTATCCCCGCCAGTACTTCCATAGCCACTAGTAGTGTCTTCTCTACTACATCTTTACCACCACCAGCCTTCAGTTTCGGGTCTTCTAAACCAACAACTTCTTTGGCAGAAACTGGGAAGGCTGATGCTATAACTGAAAAGGAACCAAAATCCACCATAAGCAGCTCGCCTTTTGCCACCATCACCACCCCAAATGGTGGTGGTCTCTTTGGCTTTAGTTCTCCGACAGCTActtccaccaccaccgccgccaccaCTACAACAAATGGCGGCGCTCTCTTTGGCTTCAGCTCTCCGGCAGCCTcttccaccaccaccgccgccacaAGTGGTGGTGCTCTCTTTGGCTTCAGTTCTCCGGCTGCTACTTCCACCACCACTAGTGGCAGTGCTCTCTTTGGCTTTGGTTCTTCGGCAGCTACTTCCACCACTGCCACCACCAGTACAACAAATGGTGGCGCTCTCTTTGGTTTCAGTTCTCCAGCAGCCacttccaccaccaccactgccacaagtGGTGGTGCTCTTTTTGGCTTCAGTGCTCCGGCTgctacctccaccaccaccaccactaatgGCAGTACTCCGTTTGGCTTCAGTTCTCCGGCTgctacctccaccaccaccaccactagtgGCAGTACTCCGTTTGGCTTCAGTTCTCCGGCAGCTActtccaccaccgccaccaccacaaaTGGTGGTGCTTTCTTTGGTTTCAGTTCTCCAGCCGCCACTTCTACCACCACTGCTCAATCGCAGGGGTCTTTCTTTAATGCCGCCAGTGGTTCTCAATCAAACACACAGACATCTACTCCTGTTACTCAGGCTGTTCCCTTCCAGTTTTCTTCAAGCAGTTCTCTATTTGGATCTTCCGCTCCTGCTTTTGGCATTAGTTCTTCAGAGGGAAAATCCGGTAATTCCACTAGTGGGTCCACCTCCACCACTAGCATATTTGGTTCTTCTTGGCAACCCCCAAACTCTTCAGTATTCTCATTCGGGGCATCATCTGCAGCCACAACTCCACCTATCACATTTGGTGCATCATCTAATACAACCGCATCAACAGGATCTTCCATGTTTTCATTCACCACATCTGGTCCCACCAAGCCGTCTTTCACAACCCCCTCCACAGTTTTTGGAAACCCAACTCCTGTTTTtgcgaataataataataataataataatgatcaaATGAGTATGGAAGACAGCATGGCAGAGGATTCTATGCAAACTCCTAGTCCAAGTCCTGTTTCTGTTTCACCATTTGGTCAAGCAGCTCCTGTGGCTGCATCACCAGGGTTCATGTTCGGTTCAGCCACCCCGGCCCCACCACAAGCGGCGGCTCCTTTCCAATTTGGTGGCCAGCCAAACCAAGTGCTGCCTCAGAATCCTTTCCAGTCATCTAGTGTAGAGTTTAATGCTGGTGGAGGAAGCTTTTCGTTGGGGTCTGGTGGTGGCGATAAATCTGGAAGGAGGATGGTGAGAGTTACTAAAAGCAAGAACAGGAGGAAGTGA